A window of the Scophthalmus maximus strain ysfricsl-2021 chromosome 8, ASM2237912v1, whole genome shotgun sequence genome harbors these coding sequences:
- the LOC118312000 gene encoding uncharacterized protein LOC118312000 isoform X3: MQVHFGSRGKRANRNLKPGFDLNHEEFFEDLPFLQNASNQNYVPDAVLPPGEPWLHGGPSRAALSLPSCLCLCGDIESRMSGPGSSGKEQMGDMKVYARCHLQQGVLFGPFVGEICRGQMPSNLKYTWAIRDDAAFIYVDASDENASNWMRYVTYTSSEEEHNLYVFQFYRHIYYRVSQPITEGAELRVWIGKDYASLLGLGMGDNVKCEVGDKETALRLLQDIQLVTLPEPSGTCLWSDHSQSQSPMPVISDVTTMSNPETANDPSGVSGSAFASTSIMSFPSPGTHLMEKYDFMPGTERLLSNPNATQHSPWYFFGFEPDPTGRPLDRSTVVCKLCVEHVGCAGGGADLQTHLTNKHHIRPRDCNKDRSLLLMGPQRSQPMLFSSGLVSTLPLVMPAQVTNAIANFLIRDLQPPAVVEGEGFRQLVHTLLPSCKELPSPSQLENYLKEHHTKGKVSLAQMLRRKTGSGENEDLFDYTAPIEVEPRRRGRPTGHRRQFSHFVTLSVDVWSHNWQGNSERYLTLWAHCIDSSFSCKNLALATQRLTESRVKDDTLRAVEAQVKVMAQEWGISQPHLVLLGGERRNRVRPGTIKREKGEEAAAGLPHPNSTTFLERDDSLSPEEPLVSEYSHPSEGLPSVPCFFSAVQECVEEVMSHPVISKTLCQFQGILSILFLPPAQNRGSYLPHVQSLLQNLTRQEQAELQSWAHCRPTWNKLFPLLSTLIKHKILVCDVIKKEIIGEGLSKGEPAPESSSSGSCHANSTSSTSSSSITMRSEWKVLEELCLVLRPLDVACRTLAKEAFPRLSLIKPILTGLLSRHLVSRPGDSSSILKEVKRTMRQNLASCYNNPVVNRALCVACSLDPQFHGLGFMEQKEQTATFCWLKKEAIRIVKEDSKRSKAKSHIKRSPSPFFPESDSDIVRRSKRLRESRPINFKEDEDDDEESDIGDADENESADPGSLSGLSGMEFLLGDLFSSAPRSRQSSVEESIDMEMSVFRADKGASLGVEPLQWWRTKAVQFPLLASVARAYLAAPAVAGNTVQDFMHEGAGAMFRKRANIPPESLDAILFLHHNHMATTDAGQTSVRNDVKSGIEKVP; the protein is encoded by the exons ATGCAGGTGCATTTTGGAAGCAGAGGGAAGCGGGCCAACAGGAATCTGAAGCCAG GATTTGATCTTAACCATGAAGAATTCTTTGAGGACCTTCCTTTTCTCCAGAACGCTTCGAATCAGAACTATGTCCCAGATGCAGTGTTGCCACCAGGGGAACCGTGGCTCCATGGCGGCCCCTCTCGAGCGGCACTATCCCTGCCTTCCTGCCTATGCCTGTGTGGGGACATTGAGTCTCGGATGTCTGGTCCTGGTTCTTCTGGCAAGGAGCAGATGGGAGATATGAAAGTGTACGCCAGATGTCACCTTCAGCAAGGCGTCCTGTTTGGGCCCTTTGTCGGGGAAATATGCAGGGGACAAATGCCGAGCAACCTCAAATATACCTGGGCT ATAAGGGATGATGCTGCTTTCATCTACGTCGATGCCTCTGATGAAAACGCATCCAACTGGATGAG GTATGTGACATATACGAGCAGTGAGGAGGAACACAACCTGTATGTCTTCCAGTTTTACCGTCATATCTACTACAGGGTTTCCCAGCCCATCACAGAGGGAGCAGAACTTAGGGTTTGGATTGGCAAGGACTACGCTTCGCTGCTGGGCCTGGGGATGG GCGACAATGTCAAATGTGAAGTTGGAGACAAGGAAACGGCTCTGCGCCTCCTGCAGGATATCCAATTGGTCACCCTTCCAGAGCCAAGCGGCACTTGCCTTTGGTCAgatcacagccaatcacagagccccATGCCTGTCATCAGTGATGTGACGACAATGTCAAATCCAGAAACAGCTAATGATCCAAGTGGGGTGTCTGGCTCTGCTTTCGCCTCCACTTCCATCATGTCCTTCCCGTCCCCTGGCACTCATCTGATGGAAAAGTATGATTTTATGCCGGGAACGGAGAGACTGCTGAGTAACCCGAATGCCACGCAACACAGCCCGTGGTACTTTTTTGGGTTCGAGCCAGACCCAACTGGTCGGCCTCTGGACCGGAGCACTGTGGTGTGCAAGCTGTGCGTAGAGCATGTGGGctgtgctggaggaggagcggacCTCCAAACCCATCTCACAAACAAGCACCACATCAGACCACGTGACTGTAACAAGGATCGGAGTCTTCTCTTAATGG gACCACAACGCTCTCAGCCAATGTTGTTTAGCAGCGGTCTGGTCAGCACACTCCCACTGGTTATGCCTGCTCAAGTAACCAATGCCATCGCCAACTTTCTCATCAGGGATCTCCAGCCCCCAGCTGTCGTAGAAGGGGAAGGCTTCAGACAGCTGGTCCACACCCTCCTGCCCTCCTGCAAGGAGCTACCGTCACCTAGTCAGCTCGAGAACTACCTGAAAGAACACCACACCAAAGGCAAGGTGAGCCTGGCTCAGATGCTGAGGAGGAAAACGGGGAGCGGAGAGAACGAGGACCTGTTTGACTACACAGCTCCCATCGAAGTTGAACCTAGGAGACGTGGGCGCCCTACTGGCCATCGGAGGcaattttctcattttgtcacTTTGAGTGTGGATGTTTGGTCCCACAATTGGCAGGGCAACTCTGAGAGGTACCTCACCCTCTGGGCTCACTGCATAGACTCCAGTTTTAGTTGTAAAAACCTGGCCCTGGCAACCCAAAGATTGACGGAGAGCAGGGTGAAAGATGACACCCTAAGAGCAGTGGAGGCCCAAGTCAAAGTGATGGCACAGGAGTGGGGAATCTCCCAGCCCCATCTGGTGCTGCTGGGAGGAGAACGAAGGAATAGAGTGAGGCCGGGGACAataaagagggagaaaggggaagaGGCTGCAGCAGGTCTCCCTCACCCAAACTCCACAACATTTCTTGAGAGGGACGACTCGCTGTCGCCTGAGGAACCACTAGTCTCTGAATACAGCCATCCCAGTGAGGGACTACCTTCTGTCCCATGTTTCTTCAGCGCTGTGCAGGAATGTGTtgaggaagtgatgtcacatccTGTCATCTCCAAGACCCTCTGCCAATTTCAGGGTATTCTCTCAATCCTGTTCCTGCCTCCTGCTCAAAACAGAGGCTCATATCTGCCTCATGTCCAGAGTCTACTGCAGAACCTGACGAGACAGGAGCAGGCAGAGTTGCAGTCGTGGGCTCATTGTCGGCCGACGTGGAATAAGCTCTTCCCCCTACTGAGCACGCTGATCAAACATAAAATCCTCGTCTGTGATGTCATTAAAAAAGAGATTATAGGGGAGGGCTTGTCGAAAGGAGAGCCTGCTCCAGAAAGCAGTTCATCTGGTAGCTGCCATGCAAACTCGACCTCCAGCACCTCCTCATCAAGCATCACAATGCGTTCTGAATGGAAGGTCCTGGAGGAGCTGTGTTTGGTCCTCAGACCTCTGGACGTGGCATGTCGAACCCTCGCCAAGGAGGCCTTCCCCCGTCTGTCGCTCATCAAACCTATCCTCACTGGCCTGCTCTCCCGCCACCTCGTATCCAGGCCCGGAGATTCGTCATCCATTttgaaggaggtgaagaggacgATGAGGCAGAACTTGGCGAGCTGTTACAACAACCCCGTTGTCAACAGGGCTCTGTGTGTGGCGTGTTCCCTTGACCCCCAGTTCCACGGTCTGGGGTTCATGGAGCAGAAG GAGCAGACAGCAACATTCTGTTGGCTGAAGAAAGAGGCCATCCGGATCGTGAAGGAGGACAGCAAGAGGAGCAAAGCTAAGAGCCACATTAAGAGAAGcccctccccttttttcccaGAGTCAGACAGTGACATTGTGCGGCGAAGCAAACGCCTCAGAGAATCCCGCCCAATCAACTTCAAAGAGGACGAAGATGACGACGAAGAGAGTGACATAGGAGATGCTGACGAGAATGAGTCGGCGGACCCAGGCTCTCTGAGTGGGCTATCTGGTATGGAGTTCCTGCTGGGTGACCTGTTCAGCTCAGCCCCCCGCAGCAGGCAGAGCTCTGTTGAGGAGTCTATAGACATGGAAATGTCTGTGTTCAGGGCCGATAAGGGGGCCTCGCTGGGAGTGGAACCTCTGCAGTGGTGGAGGACGAAGGCCGTACAGTTCCCCCTCTTGGCCTCAGTGGCACGGGCCTACCTGGCTGCCCCTGCCGTGGCAGGCAACACAGTGCAGGACTTCATGCATGAAGGAGCGGGAGCCATGTTCAGAAAGAGAGCCAACATTCCACCAGAGAGTTTGGACGcaatcctcttcctccaccacaaCCACATGGCCACCACTGATGCTGGGCAAACGTCAGTTAGGAACGACGTCAAGAGTGGGATCGAAAAGGTCCCATGA